GCCCAGGCCCAGGCAGTAGGCCAGCACCAGCACCGCGCCGCGGGCGGTGACCGAGCCGACCTCGGTGCTGCGGGCCAGCGCCATCACGCCCATCAGGGTCGGGCCGAGGCACGGGGTCCAGCCCAGCGCGAACACGCCGCCGAGCAGGGGCGCGCCGAGCAGGCCGGCGCTGGGCGCGCGGTGCAGGCGGACGTCCTTCTGCAGCGCCGGGACCAGGCCGATGAACACCAGGCCCATGGCGATGGTGACGACGCCGCCGATGCGCTGGAGCAGGTCCGCCTCGAACCAGAACAGGTCGGTGAGGCCGAGCACCACGAACGAGGTCATCGCGAACACGGCGGTGAACCCGAGCACGAACAGCAGCGCCGCGCCCGCCACGCGCCAGCGGCCGGTCTTGCGGTCCTCGCCGGCGGCCACGGCGGGCGCCTCCGCGCCGACCAGGCCCGCCAGGTAGGCGAGGTAGCCGGGTACCAGCGGGACCACGCACGGGGAGGCGAAGGAGATGGCCCCGGCCAGCAGCGCCACCCCGGTCGCGAGCGCGATCGGACCCGAGGTGGCCAGATCTGTCGGGTTCACGCCGTCCAGGGTAGGTAGGCGGCCGGCCGGGTCGCCCACCGGACTCCCTTAGGAGCGACCCGGCTCACATTTCCCCGAACGAGTGACCCCTAAACCCCACTTTCAACCCTTGTGGGTGAAGAATTGGATGCATAGCGTGACGACATGCGCGCACACCGGCTGACCCTGCCGCTGCTGTCCGTCACCCTCGCCCTCGTCGCCGCCCCCCTGTCCGGCGGCGCCGCACCCCGTCCCGACACCCCTCCGCCGGGGACCGCCGACGTGGAGCTGGTCGAGGTCTTCTCCCCCGACGGCACCATCACGCGGACCGCCCTGCCGCGGGTCGTCGAGGCCCAGGCGGCACCCGACGAGGTGACCGCGGACGTGGTCGCGATCCAGCAGACCGGCGCCCCCGAGCAGCGGTTCGACCTCGTCTTCGTCGGCGACGGCTACACCGCGGCGGAGCTGGAGACCTACCACTCGCACGTGGTGGGCAAGTGGGCGGAGCTGTCCGCCGTCGAGCCGTTCGCCTCCTACAAGCAGTACTTCAACGTGTGGCAGGTCAACGTCGTGTCCAACCAGTCCGGCGTGGACAACGACCCCACCCTCGGCGTCGAGCGGGACACCGCGCTGGACATGGGCTTCTGGTGCCAGGGCCGCGACCTCCAGACCGAGCGCCTGCTGTGCGTCAACCAGGCCAAGGCCGGCCAGTTCGGCGCGCTCGCGCCGCAGGCCGACCAGGTCATCGCGCTCGGCAACACCGCCAAGTACGGCGGCGCGGGCGGCGGCGTGGCCACCGCGGCGGGCGCGAACGACCAGGCCGGGCAGATCGCCGTGCACGAGCTGGGCCACTCCATCGGCCGGCTGGCCGACGAGTACGACTACCCCTACGACCGGTACTCGGGCGCAGAGCCGACCGAGGTCAACGCGACCGCCGACCCGACCGGGGCGAAGTGGGCGGCCTACCTGGGGCAGCCGTCCCCGGACGGCGGCGTGGTCGGGGTGTTCGAGGGCGCCCGCTACTACCTGCGCGGGCTGTACCGGCCGACCGAGAACTCGATCATGCGCACGCTGGGCCGCGAGTTCAACCTGGTCGGGCGCGACGCGATGATCGCGGCGTTCCGGGAGCGGGTGCCGGAGCTGAGGTGACCCGGGTGCCCGAGCTGAGGTGACCCGGTGGGCCGGCCGGCCGCGGGGTCTCAGGACTCCGCGGCCAGCCGGTCCACGATCGGCGTCAGGTCGCCGGCGATCACGCCGCCGAGGAACGCGGCGGCCACCCGGTGCTGCTTGTCGAGCACGAACGTCGCGGGCACCGTGTTCGGGTGCAGGCCGCGGAAGGCGAGCATCGCGCGGCCGGACTCGTCGTAGATCGACGGGTAGGTCAGGCCCCGGTTGCTCATGAAGTCGCGCGGCAGCTCGGTGGAGTTCTCCTTGACGTCCACGCCCAGCACCTGCACGCCCAGCGGGCCCTTCTCGTCCTGCACCTTCTGCAGCTCGGGCGCCTCGGTGCGGCACGGCGGGCACCACGCGCCCCAGATGTTGATCACCACGACCTTGCCCGCGTAGTCGGACAGCGAGACCTGCGCGCCGTCCTCCATCAGGCTCGGGCCGGTGAGGTCGCCCAGCTTCTTGCGCTCGTCGCCCTCGTAGCGGAGCTTGGTCTCGCCGTTGGGCGCGACGAGCTGGAACTCGCTGCCCGTGGCGACCGCGTCGTCGCCGGACGAGCACGCCGACAGGAGCAGCAGCGCGGCCAGGGCGGTGGCGAGGACCTTCGCCGGGGTGCGCGCGGCGGTTCTCGTCGGGGTGCTCATGCCCCGGTCACCCGCGGGTTCGTCGCGCCGACCGGCTCGGTGTAGACCAGCCGCACCAGCTGCTCGCCCTCGAAGACCAGGCTGGTCAGCGACGCCAGCGAGCACTCCCGGCGGCGCGGGTCGTGCCACATCCGCTTGCCCTCCAGGAACCGCCGCAGCGTCCAGATCGGCAGCTGGTGCGACACGCACACCGCCTCGTGCCCCTCGGCCGCCGCCCGCGCCCGCTGCACCGCGCCCAGCATCCGGTGCGCGATGTCCAGGTAGGGCTCGCCCCACGACGGCCGGAACGGGTTGACCAGCTTCGGCCAGTGCAGCGGCGAGCGCAGCGCGCCGTCGCCGACGGACACCCGCAGGCCCTCGAACTGGTTGTCGGCCTCGATCAGCCGCTCGTCGGAGGCCAGCTCCAGCCGGTGCGAGTCGGCGATGGGCGCGGCGGTCTGCTGCGCCCGGTCCAGCGGGGACGCCACCACGTGCGCGATGTCGTGGTCGGCCAGGTGCTCGGCGACGGTCAGCGCCTGCCGCCTGCCGCGCTCGGACAGGTTGAAGCCCGGCAGGCGGCCGTAGAGGATGCCGGTCGGGTTGTGCACCTCGCCGTGCCGCAGCAGGTGCACGACGGTCCGGCCACCACCGCCGGTGGGCGCGCGGTCCCTCACCTGCCCGCCTCCTTCGCGGCGGCGGCCGCCCGCGCGGCGTGCGGCAGGGCGTCCGAGATCACCTGGAAGTCGTCGTCGGTCATGGCCGCGTTGACGAACCACGCCTCGAACGCGCTCGGCGGCGCGTACACGCCGCGCTCCAGCAGGGCGTGGAAGAACGGCGGGAAGCGCCACGTCTCGGCGGCCTGCGCGCCGGCGTAGTCGGTGACCTCGTCCTCGCTGAAGAACACGCTGACCATGTTGCCCGCGAACTGCACCCGGTGCGCCACGCCCGCCTCGGTGAGCGCGGTGGCGAACAGCGCGCCCAGGCGCGTGGCGTTGGCGTCGAGCGTGCGGTAGACCTCGTCGGTCGCGGCGCGCAGCGTGGCCAGGCCGGCGGCCACCGCGACCGGGTTCCCGGACAGCGTGCCCGCCTGGTAGACCGGGCCGGACGGGGCGAGCCGGGACATCACGTCGGTGCGGCCGCCGAACGCCGCGGCGGGCAGGCCGCCGGACATGACCTTGCCGAAGGTGTAGAGGTCGCCCTCGACGGCCTCCAGGCCGTACCAGCCGGCGCGCGACACGCGGAAGCCGGTCATGACCTCGTCCATGATCAGCAGGGCGCCGTTGGCGTGGCAGAGCTCCTTGAGCTCGGCGTTGTGCTTCGGGGCGATCGCGCCCATGTTGCCCGCGGCGGCCTCGGTGATCACGCAGGCGATCTGGTCCGGGTTCTCCGCGAACGCGCGGCGGACGGCCTCGACGTCGTTGTAGGGCAGCACGATCGTGTCGGCCGCCTGGGCGCCGGTGACGCCGGGCGAGGTGGGCAGGCCGAGGGTGGCCACGCCGGAGCCCGCCTGGGCCAGCAGGGCGTCCACGTGGCCGTGGTAGCAGCCGGCGAACTTGACCACCTTCTGCCGGCCGGTGAAGCCGCGGGCGAGGCGGATGGCGCTCATCGTGGCCTCGGTGCCGGAGTTGACCAGGCGGACCTGGTGGACCGGGGCGACGCGGTCGATGATCTCCTCGGCCAGCTCGATCTCACCCTCGGTGGGGGTGCCGAAGGACAGGCCCGAGGTGGCTGCTTCGCGGACCGCCCGGACCACGTCGGGGTGGGCGTGGCCGAGGACCATCGGGCCCCAGGAGGCGACGAGGTCGACGTAGCGGTTGCCGTCGGCGTCCCACAGGTGCGGGCCCTCGCCGCGGACCATGAACCTCGGCGTGCCGCCGACCGAGTGGAAGGCCCTGACCGGGGAGTTCACGCCGCCGGGGATGACCGTGGTCGCGCGCTCGAACAGTTCCTGGGATCGCGTCGCTGTCACGGGGTCCAGTCTCACACGTCGGGGTTGGCGACCTGCTCCCGGTGGTCGGTGGCCCGGGTCTCCTTCGGTTGGGGAGTGGCCTGGGTCTCTTGTGGCTGGGTCTCTTGTGGCTGGGTCTCTTGTGGCTGGGTCTCTTGTGGCTGGGAGTCCTGTTGCCGGGGGTCCTGTCGCTCGGGCTCTTCGGGCTCTTCGGGCCGGGTCTGCTGCGGAGGGAAGTCCTGCTCCTCCGACTGCTCCCGCAGCTGCTCCTCCGGTTGGTCCTCCCAGTACTCCTGCGGGGCCGGGCCGCGGGTGCGGAACGCGAGCACGGCCTGGCGGACGGCGTCGAGCAGGAGCACGCCCGTCGCGGTGCCCAGGGCCACGGCGGTGCCGATCCAGTTGCCGTGGTACCGGGTGGCGGCCAGGGAGCGGCCGTCCTGGGTCGGGTAGCTCTGGTGCACCACACCGCGCTGCCAGCACCACGCGGCGGCCAGGACGAGCAGCACGCCGAGCACCACCTCGCCGGCGGCGACGAACGCCCGCTTGGGCTGGTGCAGCTTCGGTGCCTCGGGCACGGGCTCGCTTCCCACGGTGGCCGCTGTCACGTCGGTCAGCTTCTCACGAGGGGTCGCGGGCGAGCAGGTCGGCCAGGGCGGTGCGGAGGGCGTCGGGGTCCCTCGCCCAGGCGGTGACGACGGTGCCGTCGGCCAGGCGCAGCGGCACCGGTCCGGTGCCGCGCGGCAGGGACCAGCCGCCGCCCAGGACGCGGGCGCCGGCGCGCGGCTCCACGCCCTCGGCCGCCGCGATGTCGCGCACGCGCAGCTCCTCCCGGCCCTGGTGCAGGGCGACCGGGGTGAGGAGGACGGCGTACACGCGTCGCCTGCCCTGGACCCAGACCAGGGTGGGCAGCAGCAGCGCCAGGGCCACGACGCACCACAGCAGGGGGCGGACCGCGCCGGTCAGCGCCTCCACCCCGAAGCCGAGCAGGGCGAACACCGGGCCCCACAGCAGGGGCCACCAGGAGGCGCCGGGTTCGGCGTGCAGCACGGGTTCCACCTAGCCGAGGTTCCCCGCGAAGTAGTGCCGGGTGCCCGGCAGGAAGCTGCACGCCGCGGCGGCGACCGGGAGGAGCAGGCGCAGGACGATGACGGTCCAGGAGACCGGGCCCAGGTCGTCCTCGGCGGCCACGAGCAGGGCCGCGACGGTCAGGGCGGACAGGACCAGGGCGCCGCCGCACAGGGCCAGGCGGGCGTGGTAGCTGCCCCTGAGCAGCGCGATCGCGCCCCAGAGGCCGGCGATGGCCAGGCAGGTGGTGCCGAACAGGGTCATGACCGGGGCGAAGCCGGTGAACCGGTCGTCCTCGGCCGCGGTGCGCAGCGCGGTGCCGATCGGCCAGCTCAGCGCGGTGAGGAGCCAGAGGGCGAAAGCCGCGGTCACGGGGGCGGGGCGGGCCACGGTGGTGGCGGCCTGGTCCACCTCCCGCATCGCGCCCGGGAAGGCGGGTGGGGGTTGGTGGGGCTGGTGGTGGTGCGGGGGCAGGGGCGTGCCATAGGGGTCGAACGGTGGCTGGCTCATGCGTCACCGACCTCGTCTAGTGCTGCCGCACCCACTGTGCCGTACCGGGCAACCAGGTCAGCGCCAGGCCGGTGGCGATCAGCAGCAGGGGGACGACGTTCGCGGCGGCGGCGCCGGGCAGGACGAAGGACAGCACGTGCACCACGGCCAGGGCGGTGAGCGTGCCGCGCGTCCAGCGCTTGCCGGACTTCAGCAGCCAGGCGAGCACGGCGTAGCCGATCGTGAAGACGGCGGCGACCAGGGTGAGCTGGAGCAGGATGTCGTTCACGCGGGCGGGGTCGTCACCGACCCGCTCGGCGGCTTCCCGCAGCTCGCCGCGCCTGATCCACAGGACGGCGTTGTCGAACACGACGAAGGCGGCCAGCGCGAACCACACGCCGACCGCCGCCCGCACCACGGCGGGCGGTTGTGCGCCCACCGGTCAGCCGACCCGCTTGGCCGCTTCGAAGAACTCCCTCGAAGCGGGCAGGTACAGCAGGACGATCGCGCCGGCCACGGCCAGCACGACCAGCAGGCTGACCAGGGTGAAGCCGAGCATGGTCAGCAGGAGGGCGGCCACGCCCACCACGTTGAGCCAGGTCCGCGCCCACGGGCGGGCGGCGCGGGCCTTGATCGCGAAGAACACCATCAGGGCGGCGATGACGACGCTGGCGGCGGAGAAGAAGATCTGGAAGCCGACCAGGGCGGCGCGGAGCTGCTCGTCGGTGAGGCCCTGGGTGTTGCCGGCCTGCTTGGCCAGGTCGACCACGGCCTGGGGGTCTTTCAGGACCACCGCGAGGGCGATCAGCGACGGGACCGCCAGCAGGAGGGCGGCGACCAGCCACAGCCAGAACGAGACCCGGACCTCCCTGGGCGCGGTGGGCCGGGGTGCTCCGGGGGTCGGCTCGGGGGCGCTCGGGTAGGGGGCGGGCCGGTAGCCGCCGGACTGGCCGACCGCGGGCTGGTAACCGCCGGCCTGGCCGACCGCTGGCTGGTGGCCGCTGGACTCGTCGGGCCCGGGTTGGTAGCCGCCGGCCTGGTGGCCGGCGGGCTGCTCGTTCGGCGGGGGCGGCGCAGGCGTGGCGTACGGCTCCTGCTCCTGCGACGGCCGGCTTCCCGGGTCCTGTGGCGTGGTCACGGGTGCAAACGCTAAGGGCGGGCGGCGGTGCTGTCCACCGTGACAGGCGCGGGTGCGGTCAGGAGCCGCCGGTCGGGCGGGGTGGGGTGGGGGCGTTGCGGAAGTGGGCGGCCGCGGCGGGGTGGAAGGCCAGCACCACGGCGACCGCGTCGATGACCATGGTGACCACGCCGAAGGCCAGGTCCACCGGGCTGACGGACAGGCCGAAGGCCGCTGCCAGGCCGGAGCCCACGGTGATCAGCCGCAGCACGCCGACGAGGATGCCGGCGGCGGCCAGAGCGGTCAGCAGGACCCGGGCCCAGTTGCGGCCCTGCGCCATGCGGTTGGCCAGCAGCACGTAGACCAGGAGGAGGGCGGCGGCCAGGAGCAGGCCGAAGAAGGTGCCGCCGGTGGCGGCGGCGTCCAGTTCGTCCTGGCCGAGGGTGGGTTGTTGCAGGCGGAGCTGGTCGATCAGCATCTCGCGGTCGGACAGCTGCACGACGAACCTGACCAGGCCGAGGGCGGCGCTGGCGATGAACAGCCACCTGGCCAGGTGGAGCGGCCTTGGTGGTGTCGGCTGGTTGGTCGGCCGGGTGTTCGGCGTGGGGGGCATCGCGGGGGTTACCTGGCGTTGAGCCAGTGGGCTGCTTCCACGGCCCAGTAGGTGAGGACGATGTCGGCGCCTGCCCGGCGGATGGAGGTCAGGGTCTCCAGGACGGTGCGCTCGCGGTCGATCCAGCCGTTGCGGGCGGCGGCCTCGACCATCGCGTACTCGCCGGAGATCTGGTAGGCGGCGACCGGGACCGTGGACAGCTCGGCCACGGCCTTGACCACGTCGAGGTAGGGCAGGGCGGGCTTGACCATGACCATGTCGGCGCCCTCGGCCAGGTCCAGGGTGGCCTCGCGGAGCGCTTCCCGGGCGTTGGCCGGGTCCTGCTGGTAGGTCTTGCGGTCGCCGCTGAGCTGCGACTCGACGGCGTCGCGGAACGGGCCGTAGAGGGCGGAGGCGTACTTGGCGCTGTAGGCGAGGATGCCGGTGTCGGTGTGGCCGGCCTCGTCCAGGGCGGCGCGGATGAAGCCGATCTGGCCGTCCATCATGCCGCTGGGGCCGACCACGTGGGCGCCCGCGCGGGCCTGGGCCACGGCCATCTCGCCGTAGACCTCCAGGGTGGCGTCGTTGTCCACGGTGCCGTCGGCGGTGAGCACGCCGCAGTGGCCGTGGTCGGTGAACTCGTCCAGGCAGCAGTCCGACATCAGGACGGTGCTGTCGCCCAGTTCGGAGCGGAGGTCGGCGAGGGCGGTGTTGAGGATGCCGTTCGGGTCCACGGCGCTGGAGCCGACGGCGTCGCGCTCGGCGGGGACGCCGAAGAGCATCAGGCCGCCCACGCCTGCCTGGACGGCTTCCACGGCTGCTTTGCGGAGGGATTCGCGGGTGTGCTGGAGGACGCCCGGCATGCTCTTGATCTCGGTCGGGTGCGGGGCGCCTTCCTTGACGAACATGGGGAGGACCAGGTGGCGCGGCTCCACGGTCGTCTCGCTGACCAGGCGGCGGAGGGCCGGGGTGGTGCGCAGGCGACGGGGGCGGTGGGCTGGGAACACGGCGGGTACTCCCTGGTTCTTCGGTCTTGGGCCCTGGTCTTCCGGGTCCTGGTCTTCGGGTCGGTGCTCGGGGTCGGTGCTCGGGTCGGTGCCAGTTTCGCCCCGGTGCTTCCGTCCGGCTCGATTTGACATGGGGCCCTTACGAGCGCCGGAGGCAGGCCGCAGCCGGCAGGCACGGCGGGGAAAAGCGTCCCGCCGAGCCTGCCGGCTCCGACCAGCCTATGGCACTCGAACCCATGTCAAATCGGGCCTCGTCGGCCCCCACCGACCCCAGCCCACTCCCGGCGTGTCATGCGTTCAAACCGCGCGAGTCGAACCTTCAGACCCGTCGTGTCGAACGTTCCGGACCCCCGAGTTCTACGTTCAGCACCGGCGTGTCCTCCACTCGGACACCGCGTGTCCTCCAGTCCGACACCGCGTGTCGTGCATTCGGCACCGGCGTGTCATGCGTTCGAGCCGGGCGTGTCATGCGTTCAGGACCGGTGAGTTCTGCGGTCGGGACCGGCCGGTTCCGCGTGGCACCGAGCGCGCGGGTGAGGCGCGCTCGGTGCGGTGCAGGTCAGGAGCGGCGGAGGCGCTTGGTCCTGCGCGGGGGTGGGAGGGCGCCCTCCGCGCGCAGGCGGGCCGCGTGCTGGGCCAGGGCGTCCACCAGGGCCGGGACGTTGGCGTCTTCCGGTTGGACGTCGACGCGGAGGCCGAACTCGCGGGCCGTTTCCGCGGTCTGGGGGCCGATGCAGGCCACCAGGGTGCGGGCGTGCGGCTTGCCGGCGATGCCGACCAGGTTGCGGACGGTCGAGGACGAGGTGAAGCAGACCGCGTCGAAGCCGCCGGACTTGATCATTTCTCGGGTGTCCGCCGGGGGCGGGGCCGCGCGGACGGTGCGGTAGGCGGTGACGTCGTCGATTTCCCAGCCTCGTTCGCGCAGTCCTGCGGCCAGGGTCTCGGTGGCGATGTCCGCTCGGGGGAGCAGGACTCGGTCCACCGGGTCGAGGATGTCGTCGTACGGCGGGAAGTCGGCCAGGAGGCCCTCCGAGGACTGCTCGCCGCTCGGCACCAGTTCCGGGATGATGCCGAAGCCCCGGACCTTGGCCGCGGTCGCCTCGCCGACGCAGGCGATCTTGACGCCGGAGAAGGCTCGGGCGTCCAGGCCGAACTCGCGGAACTTCTCCCAGACCGCGCGGACGGCGTTGGTCGAGGTGAAGACGACCCACTGGTAGCGGCCGTCCACCAGTCCCTTCACCGAGCGCTCCATCTGGGCCGGGCTGCGCGGGGGCTCCACCGAGATGGTGGGCACCTCGACCGGGATGGCGCCGTGGGAGTGCAGGCGGTCGCTCATCGCGCCGGCCTGCTCCTTGGTGCGCGGGACGAGGACGCGCCAGCCGTACAGGGCGCGGGACTCCCACCAGGACAGCTTGGTGCGGTTGGCCACTGCGGCGCCCACCGTGACGACCAGGGGGCCGGTCAGGTCGCCGGCGTCCTGGGCCAGGCCGGCCAGGGTGGTGTCGATCGTGCGCTGGCTGAAACCGGTGCCGTCGGCGGTCACCGAGACCGGGGTCTGCGGGGCCACACCGTGTTCGACCAGGGACGACGCCGCCTCGGCCAGGTGGCTGCCGGTGGCGTGCAGGACGAGGGTGCCCGGTGCGGAGGCCAGGCTCGCCCAGTCGGTCACGCCCCGGACGTCGGCCTCGGTGTGCACCGCGCCCAGGGCGACGCCGGCGTAGGCCGGGACGGCCGTGCCCGCCGGGACGCCCGGCACCACGTCGAAGGCGATGGTGGTCTTGGAGACCGCGTGGGCCTCCTTCACCACGGAGTCCAGGGTCAGCGGGTCACCCGCCACCAGGCGCACCACGGCGGCGCCGTTCTTCGCCTCGGCGACCAGGTCCCTGGCGACGTCGGCGGGGTCGCCCACGGCCGGGCGGACCTCGACGCCGTCCGGTACCAGCGCCACCACCTCGGCCGGTACGTCCGGGTCGGTCACCACGACCTCCGCCTTGGCGAACAGGTCACGGGCCCGGACGGTGAGCAGCCCGGTGTCGCCGGGGCCGGAGCCCACGAAGGCGACTCGGCCGGGGGTCTTGCGTGCGCGGGTCATCTGAGGGCACTCCCCATCAACTACGCCCCGCCGGCGACGCAGCGGCGTGGCCGGAGAGGTCGAGCAACTCGGCGGCCAGCGCGCGGCCGAGTTCCTCTGCTGCGGTCAAGTCACCGGTGGCGGACGCACGGAGGAGGTCGCCGTCCTCCGTCGCCACGACCCCGCGCAGGGACAGCCGGAGCACCACGGTCCCGTCGTCGCTGAGGTCTTCCACCACATCGGCCAGTGCGCCGACCGGCGCGCTGCAGCCCGCCTCGAGCGCGGCCAGCATGGCGCGCTCGGCGGCGACAGCGGCCCGACTGGCCGAGTCGTCCAGAGTGGACTGGAGCAGGTGCTCGGTGTCGACGTCGTCGACCCGGCACTCCACCGCGAGGGCGCCCTGCGCGGGCGCGGGGAGCATCTGGATCGGGTCCAGGGTCTCCGTGATCTCGGGGGTGCGGCCCAGGCGCGCGATGCCGGCGCGGGCCAGCACGACGGCGTCCAGCTCGCCGTCGCGGACCTTGCGGATGCGGGTGTCCACGTTGCCGCGCAGGCCGACCACGTCCAGGCCCAGGCCCAGGGCCTCCAGCTGCGCGGCGCGGCGCGGCGAGCCGGTGCCGACCTTCGCGCCCGCGGGCAGCTCGCCCAGGGTCAGGCCGTCGCGGGCGACGAGGGCGTCGCGCGGGTCCTCGCGGAGCGGCACGGCGGCCAGCGACAGGCGCGGGTCGGGTGCCGTCGGCAGGTCCTTGTACGAGTGCACGGCGATGTCGACCTCGCCGTTGGCGAGGGCGTCGCGCAGCGCGGAGGTGAACACGCCGACGCCGATCTCGGCGATGGGCGCGTTCGACCGGTCACCGGGCGTGGAGACGGTGACGATCTCCACCCGGGCGCCCGCCGCGCGCAGCTGGTCGGCCACGTGGCCGGTCTGCGCGAGGGCGAGGGCGCTGCCGCGGGTGCCGATCCTGAGGGTGCGGTTCACCGCTTCTCACCTTTGGGTTGGGTCTTGTGGGGGGTGCTGACGGCGGTCGGCGCCTGCGGGTCGAGCCCGAACAGCTCGCGCAGCGCCTCGGCGTACCCCGCGCCGCCCGGTGCCGCGGCCAGCTCCTTCACCCGCACGGTGGGGGTGTGCAGGAGCTTGTCCACGACCCGGCGCACGGTCTTGGCCAGTTCGTCGCGCACCGCGCCGTCGAGCTGGGGCAGCCGCTGGTCCAGGCGCAGCAGCTCGGCGTCGACGACCTCGGCGGCGCGCTTGCGCAGTGCCGTCACGGTGGGCGTGACCCCGGCCGAGCGCTGCCCGGCCAGGTAGGCCCGGACCTCCTCGGCCACGATCTCCGCCGCGCGCTGGGCGTCCTGGCCCGTGGGGGCGTCGGACAGCCTGCGCTGGAGGGTCTCCAGGTCGACCACGCGCACGTTGGCCAGCAGCGCGGCGGCGGGGTCGACGTCCTTGGGCAGGCCGAGGTCGCACACGACCAGCGGCCGGTCCGGGGCGCGGTCGCCGATGTGCTCGGCGCCGACGACGGTGTCCACCGAGCCGGTGCAGGCGAACAGCACGTCGGCGCCCGCCACCTCGGTGGCGAGGTCGTGCAGGCCGGTGTGGCGGGCGTCGACGCCCTCGGCGCGCAGGGCGGTGGCCAGGCGCTCGCCGTTGGCGGCGGTCCGGTTGGCCACCACGACCCGGCCGATGCCCGCGCGGCGCAGGTGGGCGGCCGCGAGACCGCCCATCGAGCCGGCGCCGACGACCAGGGCCGTGCGGTCGTGCAGGGTGCCGCCGAGCGCCCCGGCCGCGTCGGCCAGGGCCTCGGACACCACGGAGGCGCCCGCGTGGTCGATGCCCGTGTCGGTGTGGATGCGCTTGCCGACCCGCAGGGCCTGCTGGACCAGCTCGTGCAGGGTGCGGCCGACCACGCCGGCCTCGTCGGCGGCGCTGTAGGCGCCGCGCAGCTGGCCGAGGATCTGGGCCTCGCCCACGACCATCGAGTCCAGGCCGCCCGCCACGGAGAACAGGTGCTCGACGGCGGCGGCCGAGTAGTGCACGTACAGGTGCTCGAACAGCTCGGCGGGCTCGGCGCCCGCCTGGCGGGCCAGCACCTCGACGACCTCGTTCATGCCGCCGTGGAAGGTCTCGACGACCGCGTAGACCTCGACCCGGTTGCAGGTCGACAGCAGCACGGCCTCGGACACGCTGGGCGCGCCCAGCAGCCGGTCGAGGACCTTGCCGCGGTCGGCGTCGGCCACGGCGACGCGCTCCAGCACGGGGACGGGGGTGGTGCGGTGGGACAGCCC
This portion of the Saccharothrix syringae genome encodes:
- a CDS encoding glutamyl-tRNA reductase, giving the protein MSVLVVGLSHRTTPVPVLERVAVADADRGKVLDRLLGAPSVSEAVLLSTCNRVEVYAVVETFHGGMNEVVEVLARQAGAEPAELFEHLYVHYSAAAVEHLFSVAGGLDSMVVGEAQILGQLRGAYSAADEAGVVGRTLHELVQQALRVGKRIHTDTGIDHAGASVVSEALADAAGALGGTLHDRTALVVGAGSMGGLAAAHLRRAGIGRVVVANRTAANGERLATALRAEGVDARHTGLHDLATEVAGADVLFACTGSVDTVVGAEHIGDRAPDRPLVVCDLGLPKDVDPAAALLANVRVVDLETLQRRLSDAPTGQDAQRAAEIVAEEVRAYLAGQRSAGVTPTVTALRKRAAEVVDAELLRLDQRLPQLDGAVRDELAKTVRRVVDKLLHTPTVRVKELAAAPGGAGYAEALRELFGLDPQAPTAVSTPHKTQPKGEKR